The Myxococcus fulvus genome has a window encoding:
- a CDS encoding iron-containing alcohol dehydrogenase, with product MGSAVFEFATATRIVFGPGRLSEAPALVRGLGAERVLLVTGKNPERARGLQKALEAQGLVVSTYSVEGEPTVDVVRRGLSVLAEARCDAVVALGGGSALDAGKALAALATQGGDPLDYLEVIGRGQPLTGVALPFVAIPTTAGTGSEVTRNAVLGSKEAQVKASLRGPQLLPRVALVDPDLLIGAPPSVLASSGMDALSQLIEPFLSARANPLTDALAREGLRRSARSLRRAVLSTEPDAEAREDLALASLFGGLCLANSGLGAVHGFAAPLGGMFDAPHGAVCAALLSAVLETNLRALRERAPEHPALPRYRELATLLTGHEGASAEDAIEWVEALRGALRIPGLARHGLTLERVPELVTKARAASSMKANPLPLTDAELTHIATRAL from the coding sequence GTGGGCTCCGCGGTCTTCGAGTTCGCCACCGCCACGCGGATTGTCTTCGGGCCGGGCAGGTTGTCGGAGGCGCCCGCGCTGGTGCGCGGCCTGGGCGCGGAGCGCGTGTTGCTGGTCACGGGGAAGAACCCCGAGCGTGCGCGTGGGCTCCAGAAGGCATTGGAGGCGCAGGGGCTGGTGGTGAGCACGTACTCGGTGGAGGGCGAGCCCACGGTGGACGTGGTGCGGCGTGGGCTGTCGGTGCTCGCGGAGGCGCGCTGTGACGCGGTGGTGGCGCTGGGAGGCGGAAGCGCGCTCGATGCGGGCAAGGCGCTCGCCGCGCTGGCGACACAGGGGGGAGACCCGCTGGACTACCTGGAGGTCATCGGCCGGGGACAGCCGCTGACCGGGGTGGCCCTCCCCTTCGTGGCGATTCCGACCACGGCGGGCACGGGCTCGGAGGTGACTCGCAACGCGGTGCTGGGGTCCAAGGAGGCCCAGGTGAAGGCCAGCCTGCGCGGACCGCAGTTGCTGCCGCGTGTGGCGTTGGTGGACCCGGACCTGCTCATCGGCGCGCCGCCATCGGTGCTCGCGTCCAGCGGCATGGATGCGCTGTCGCAGCTCATCGAGCCGTTCCTCTCCGCGCGCGCCAATCCGCTCACGGACGCATTGGCGCGTGAGGGGTTGCGCCGGTCCGCGCGCTCGCTGCGCCGGGCTGTGCTGTCGACGGAGCCGGATGCCGAGGCACGCGAGGACCTGGCGCTGGCCAGCCTCTTCGGTGGACTGTGTCTGGCCAATTCAGGGCTGGGGGCGGTGCATGGCTTCGCGGCGCCGCTCGGCGGCATGTTCGATGCGCCGCATGGGGCGGTCTGCGCGGCCCTGTTGTCCGCGGTGCTCGAGACGAATCTGCGCGCGCTGCGAGAGCGGGCCCCGGAGCACCCGGCGCTGCCGCGCTACCGGGAGCTGGCGACACTGCTCACGGGCCACGAGGGCGCGAGCGCCGAGGACGCCATCGAGTGGGTGGAGGCCTTGCGAGGAGCGCTGCGCATCCCGGGCCTGGCTCGTCATGGACTGACGTTGGAGCGCGTGCCGGAGCTGGTGACGAAGGCGCGCGCCGCGAGCAGCATGAAAGCCAACCCGCTTCCACTCACCGACGCGGAGCTCACGCACATCGCCACCCGTGCGCTGTAG
- a CDS encoding antibiotic biosynthesis monooxygenase, whose translation MPNSLRVVHVHVHVKPEHVDAFREATLANARESVKEPGVARFDVIQDSEDATRFVLVEVYRSAEAPAAHKDTAHYLRWRDTVAPMMAEPRTSRKYVNVFPEDAGW comes from the coding sequence ATGCCCAACAGCCTGCGGGTCGTCCATGTCCACGTCCACGTGAAGCCCGAGCACGTGGATGCCTTCCGGGAAGCCACCCTGGCCAACGCGCGCGAGAGCGTGAAGGAGCCGGGGGTGGCGCGCTTCGATGTCATCCAGGACAGCGAGGACGCCACGCGCTTCGTGCTCGTGGAGGTGTACCGGAGCGCCGAGGCGCCGGCCGCGCACAAGGACACGGCGCACTACCTGCGCTGGCGCGACACGGTGGCGCCGATGATGGCGGAGCCGCGCACCAGCCGGAAGTACGTCAACGTCTTCCCCGAGGACGCCGGGTGGTGA